From Medicago truncatula cultivar Jemalong A17 chromosome 7, MtrunA17r5.0-ANR, whole genome shotgun sequence, a single genomic window includes:
- the LOC11440320 gene encoding putative glutaredoxin-C14, with protein MFNQEKLMHYQVEPSWSYYMRVRTMEEDQMERIMSIATQSAVVIFSISSCCMCHAMKSLFCGMGVNAMVHEVDEDPKGKEMKRVLMRLLGNSTSLPVVFIGGKLVGSMDRVLAFHINGSLVPLLKDAGALWL; from the coding sequence ATGTTCAATCAAGAGAAACTGATGCATTACCAAGTAGAACCATCATGGAGCTACTACATGAGAGTAAGAACAATGGAAGAAGATCAAATGGAGAGAATAATGAGCATAGCAACACAAAGTGCTGTTGTGATATTCAGCATAAGTAGTTGCTGTATGTGTCATGCAATGAAGAGTTTGTTCTGTGGAATGGGAGTGAATGCAATGGTTcatgaagttgatgaagatCCTAAAGGGAAAGAAATGAAAAGAGTATTGATGAGGTTACTTGGAAATTCAACATCACTTCCGGTTGTTTTCATTGGTGGCAAATTAGTTGGTTCTATGGATAGAGTTTTGGCTTTTCATATTAATGGTTCTCTTGTTCCTCTTCTCAAAGATGCTGGTGCTTTATGGCTTTAA